One window of Grus americana isolate bGruAme1 chromosome 18, bGruAme1.mat, whole genome shotgun sequence genomic DNA carries:
- the ARHGDIA gene encoding rho GDP-dissociation inhibitor 1, producing MAEQEPTAEQLAQIAAENEEDEHSVNYKPPAQKSIQEIQELDKDDESLRKYKEALLGAVTVTADPNAPNVVVTKLTLVCATAPGPLELDLTGDLESYKKQAFVLKEGVEYRIKISFRVNREIVSGLKYIQHTFRKGVKIDKTEYMVGSYGPRAEEYEFLTPMEEAPKGMLARGSYNIKSKFTDDDKTDHLSWEWNLTIKKDWKD from the exons ATGGCAGAGCAGGAGCCGACAGCGGAGCAGCTGGCCCAGATTGCAGCTGAAAATGAGGAGGACGAACACTCCGTCAACTATAAGCCACCTGCCCAGAAGAGCATCCAGGAGATCCAGGAGCTGGACAAGGATGATGAGAGCCTGCGCAAGTACAAGGAGGCACTGCTCGGTGCCGTCACTGTGACTGCAG ATCCCAATGCTCCAAATGTGGTGGTGACCAAGCTGACTTTGGTCTGCGCTACTGCTCCTGGCCCCCTGGAGCTGGACCTGACAG GTGACCTGGAGAGCTACAAGAAGCAAGCGTTTGTGCTGAAGGAGGGTGTGGAATACCGGATAAAAATCTCCTTTAGG GTGAACAGGGAGATTGTGTCAGGGTTGAAGTATATTCAGCACACGTTCCGGAAAGGAGTGAAAA tTGACAAGACCGAATACATGGTTGGGAGCTACGGCCCCCGAGCAGAGGAGTACGAGTTTCTGACCCCCATGGAAGAAGCCCCTAAGGGCATGCTGGCCCGGGGCAGCTACAACATCAAATCCAAGTTCACAGATGATGATAAGACTGACCACCTGTCCTGGGAGTGGAACCTGACCATCAAGAAGGATTGGAAGGACTAG